In one window of Thermococcus sp. DNA:
- a CDS encoding inorganic diphosphatase encodes MNPFHELEPGPDVPDVVYALIEIPKGSRNKYELDKKTGLIKLDRVLYSPFFYPVDYGIIPQTYYDDGDPFDIMVIMREPVYPLTIIEARPIGIMKMEDSGDKDWKVLAVPVEDPYFKDWKDIDDVPKAFLDEIAHFFQRYKELQGKVTKIEGWGNAEEAKKEILRAVELYKEKFGKKD; translated from the coding sequence ATGAACCCGTTCCACGAGCTTGAGCCCGGACCAGACGTTCCTGACGTTGTATACGCTCTTATAGAGATTCCGAAGGGGAGCAGGAACAAGTATGAGCTTGACAAGAAGACCGGCCTTATAAAGCTCGACCGCGTTCTTTACAGCCCGTTCTTCTACCCGGTTGACTACGGAATCATCCCCCAGACCTACTACGACGACGGTGACCCCTTCGACATAATGGTCATAATGCGCGAGCCGGTTTACCCGCTTACCATAATCGAGGCCAGACCCATAGGAATAATGAAGATGGAAGATTCGGGTGATAAGGACTGGAAAGTTTTGGCCGTTCCAGTTGAGGACCCGTACTTCAAGGACTGGAAGGACATTGACGACGTCCCTAAGGCATTCCTTGACGAGATTGCCCACTTTTTCCAGCGCTACAAGGAGCTTCAGGGCAAGGTCACCAAGATTGAAGGATGGGGTAACGCTGAGGAGGCCAAGAAGGAGATACTCCGTGCCGTAGAGCTCTACAAAGAGAAGTTTGGAAAGAAGGACTGA
- a CDS encoding DNA-directed RNA polymerase, protein MYKLLTIKDVVRIPPRMFTMDPKDAAKKVLRETYEGIYDRDEGVILAILDVHDVGRGIIVPGDGATYHEVIFDVLVWKPENGEVVEGEVVEMMPYGAFIRIGPMDGLVHISQLMDDYVVFDEKNRQFIGKETHRVLKLGDHVRARIIGVSVKSKIIRENKINMTMRQPGLGKFEWIDKEKRKAKEA, encoded by the coding sequence ATGTACAAGCTTTTGACAATTAAGGATGTCGTCAGGATACCCCCGAGAATGTTTACAATGGACCCCAAGGATGCCGCTAAAAAGGTTCTTCGCGAGACATATGAGGGTATCTACGACAGGGACGAGGGAGTTATTCTGGCCATCCTCGATGTCCACGACGTCGGTCGGGGAATAATCGTTCCGGGCGATGGAGCAACTTACCATGAGGTCATCTTTGACGTCCTCGTCTGGAAGCCGGAGAACGGCGAGGTCGTAGAGGGAGAGGTAGTCGAGATGATGCCCTACGGTGCCTTCATCAGAATAGGTCCGATGGACGGCCTCGTCCACATAAGCCAGCTCATGGATGACTATGTCGTCTTCGACGAGAAGAACAGGCAGTTCATAGGCAAGGAAACTCACCGCGTCCTAAAGCTCGGTGACCACGTCAGGGCAAGGATAATAGGGGTAAGCGTCAAAAGCAAAATCATAAGGGAGAACAAGATTAACATGACGATGCGCCAGCCCGGTCTAGGCAAGTTCGAGTGGATTGATAAGGAGAAGAGGAAGGCCAAGGAGGCGTGA